A window of Vespa velutina chromosome 15, iVesVel2.1, whole genome shotgun sequence contains these coding sequences:
- the LOC124954531 gene encoding (Lyso)-N-acylphosphatidylethanolamine lipase isoform X1: MHAFIDKVSSIGIETNDYYTTNNLMADHEVVKSKSWFWGWFSWSGSSSTMLRAAEKKILSCLKTAYRGWYVDIGPVVGTADKIWTISLNEESAKTPIVLLHGLGAGVALWCLNFDALASQRPVYAIDLLGFGRSSRPVFSSEAKEAEEQLVRSIEEWRREMQLEKFVLLGHSMGGFLAASYTMQHPERVKHLILADPWGFPERPSEVAIKANVPLWVKAIAFVVQPLNPLWAVRVAGPFGQWLIEKTRPDIVKKFSSFLKDDTGVISQYIHQCNAQTPSGESAFHAMMQGFGWAKNPIVKRMDKLNPEIPITLLYGSRSWVDNSAGEAIKQSRLSSYVNVQVITGAGHHVYADKSDIFNKYVLEACTLSDSTQSLLNSHIHASLKYAIENNDLSKIENNTSEPQRIDEEQELDAQRPRSS; this comes from the exons tTGGTTTTGGGGATGGTTTAGCTGGTCAGGATCATCCTCAACCATGTTACGTGCTGCAGAGAAAAAGATACTTTCTT GTTTAAAAACAGCATACCGAGGATGGTATGTAGATATTGGTCCCGTAGTTGGTACAGCCGATAAAATATGGACTATATCTTTGAACGAAGAATCGGCCAAAACCCCTATTGTTCTCTTGCATGGTTTGGGTGCAGGTGTAGCTCTTTGGTGCTTAAATTTTGATGCACTTGCATCGCAAAGACCAGTATATGCTATAGATCTTTTGG GTTTTGGTAGGAGTAGTAGACCAGTCTTTAGTTCAGAAGCAAAAGAAGCAGAGGAACAGTTAGTTCGTTCTATTGAAGAATGGAGGAGAGAAAtgcaattagaaaaatttgtattgttAGGACATTCAATGGGTGGTTTCCTTGCTGCATCCTATACTATGCAACATCCAGAAAGAGTAAAACACTTGATTCTTGCGGATCCTTGGGGATTCCCAGAGAGACCTTCGGAAGTAGCAATAAAAGCAAATGTTCCTCTTTGGGTTAAAGCCATAGCTTTTGTAGTACAGCCCTTAAATCCTCTTTGGGCAGTAAGGGTCGCAGGTCCATTTG GACAATGGCTTATCGAAAAAACTAGGCCAGACATAGTTAAGAAATTCTCATCATTTTTGAAAGATGATACAGGAGTAATTTCACAATATATACATCAATGCAATGCCCAAACTCCATc TGGCGAAAGTGCTTTTCATGCTATGATGCAAGGTTTTGGTTGGGCAAAGAATCCTATTGTGAAACGAATGGATAAATTAAATCCAGAAATTCcgataacattattatacgGTAGCCGTTCTTGGGTAGATAATTCGGCTGGTGAGGCTATCAAACAATCTCGTTTGTCATCGTACGTTAATGTACAAGTTATAACAGGAGCAGGACATCATGTTTATGCTGATAAGAgtgacatttttaataaatacgtattgGAGGCATGTACTTTAAGCGATTCAACTCAGTCCTTATTAAATTCGCATATACATGCAAGTTTAAAATAtgcaatagaaaataatgatttatcgaaaattgaaaataatacgtCTGAACCTCAAAGAATAGACGAAGAACAAGAATTAGATGCACAACGTCCAAGGTCTagttaa
- the LOC124954531 gene encoding (Lyso)-N-acylphosphatidylethanolamine lipase isoform X2: MLRAAEKKILSCLKTAYRGWYVDIGPVVGTADKIWTISLNEESAKTPIVLLHGLGAGVALWCLNFDALASQRPVYAIDLLGFGRSSRPVFSSEAKEAEEQLVRSIEEWRREMQLEKFVLLGHSMGGFLAASYTMQHPERVKHLILADPWGFPERPSEVAIKANVPLWVKAIAFVVQPLNPLWAVRVAGPFGQWLIEKTRPDIVKKFSSFLKDDTGVISQYIHQCNAQTPSGESAFHAMMQGFGWAKNPIVKRMDKLNPEIPITLLYGSRSWVDNSAGEAIKQSRLSSYVNVQVITGAGHHVYADKSDIFNKYVLEACTLSDSTQSLLNSHIHASLKYAIENNDLSKIENNTSEPQRIDEEQELDAQRPRSS; this comes from the exons ATGTTACGTGCTGCAGAGAAAAAGATACTTTCTT GTTTAAAAACAGCATACCGAGGATGGTATGTAGATATTGGTCCCGTAGTTGGTACAGCCGATAAAATATGGACTATATCTTTGAACGAAGAATCGGCCAAAACCCCTATTGTTCTCTTGCATGGTTTGGGTGCAGGTGTAGCTCTTTGGTGCTTAAATTTTGATGCACTTGCATCGCAAAGACCAGTATATGCTATAGATCTTTTGG GTTTTGGTAGGAGTAGTAGACCAGTCTTTAGTTCAGAAGCAAAAGAAGCAGAGGAACAGTTAGTTCGTTCTATTGAAGAATGGAGGAGAGAAAtgcaattagaaaaatttgtattgttAGGACATTCAATGGGTGGTTTCCTTGCTGCATCCTATACTATGCAACATCCAGAAAGAGTAAAACACTTGATTCTTGCGGATCCTTGGGGATTCCCAGAGAGACCTTCGGAAGTAGCAATAAAAGCAAATGTTCCTCTTTGGGTTAAAGCCATAGCTTTTGTAGTACAGCCCTTAAATCCTCTTTGGGCAGTAAGGGTCGCAGGTCCATTTG GACAATGGCTTATCGAAAAAACTAGGCCAGACATAGTTAAGAAATTCTCATCATTTTTGAAAGATGATACAGGAGTAATTTCACAATATATACATCAATGCAATGCCCAAACTCCATc TGGCGAAAGTGCTTTTCATGCTATGATGCAAGGTTTTGGTTGGGCAAAGAATCCTATTGTGAAACGAATGGATAAATTAAATCCAGAAATTCcgataacattattatacgGTAGCCGTTCTTGGGTAGATAATTCGGCTGGTGAGGCTATCAAACAATCTCGTTTGTCATCGTACGTTAATGTACAAGTTATAACAGGAGCAGGACATCATGTTTATGCTGATAAGAgtgacatttttaataaatacgtattgGAGGCATGTACTTTAAGCGATTCAACTCAGTCCTTATTAAATTCGCATATACATGCAAGTTTAAAATAtgcaatagaaaataatgatttatcgaaaattgaaaataatacgtCTGAACCTCAAAGAATAGACGAAGAACAAGAATTAGATGCACAACGTCCAAGGTCTagttaa